The Clostridium chauvoei genome has a window encoding:
- a CDS encoding BMC domain-containing protein, translating into MRYYGDEALGLVETIGLVPALEAADKMLKAANVELISYENVGSTLVTIMVKGDVAAVRSAVEAGAEAAAAIGKLTAKNVMPRPIRGVGDIVSVHDIDS; encoded by the coding sequence ATGAGATATTATGGTGATGAGGCGCTAGGCCTTGTAGAAACAATAGGGTTAGTCCCAGCACTTGAGGCGGCTGACAAAATGTTAAAAGCTGCAAATGTTGAATTAATATCATATGAAAATGTTGGGTCTACTTTAGTTACGATTATGGTTAAAGGTGATGTAGCAGCAGTTAGATCAGCTGTAGAAGCAGGGGCTGAAGCAGCAGCCGCAATAGGAAAGTTAACAGCAAAAAATGTTATGCCACGTCCTATTAGAGGAGTAGGAGATATTGTTTCAGTACATGATATAGATTCATAA
- a CDS encoding BMC domain-containing protein — protein sequence MASHEALGLIETFGLVFVLEAADAMCKAADVELIGYENVASGYISVLVSGDVGACKTAVEAGVKAVEEMEGANLYSSVVIARPHQDLSKIIERYKITNLIP from the coding sequence ATGGCAAGTCATGAAGCTTTAGGATTAATTGAAACTTTTGGTTTAGTTTTTGTTTTAGAAGCAGCAGATGCTATGTGTAAAGCAGCAGATGTTGAGCTTATAGGATATGAAAATGTCGCATCAGGATATATATCGGTACTTGTTAGTGGGGATGTAGGAGCATGTAAAACAGCTGTAGAAGCTGGAGTTAAAGCAGTTGAAGAAATGGAAGGTGCAAACCTTTATAGTTCAGTTGTTATTGCAAGACCTCACCAAGATCTTAGTAAAATTATTGAACGTTATAAAATTACTAATTTAATACCTTAA